In Streptomyces sp. NBC_01717, one DNA window encodes the following:
- a CDS encoding glycoside hydrolase family 13 protein, whose product MAANRPSEATVNWWRDAAIYQIYVRSFADGDGDGTGDLAGVRAKLPYLVELGVDALWFTPWYLSPLADGGYDVADYRTIDPAFGTLAEAEKLIAEARELGIRTIIDIVPNHVSDQHVWFRAALAAGPGSPERELFHFRPGRGADGEIPPNDWVSEFGGTPWTRLDDGEWYLHLFATQQPDLNWVHPAVRQEHEDVLRFWFERGVEGVRIDSAALPAKDPALPDFVEGRDPHPYIDRDELHDIYRSWRAIADEYGAIFVGEVWLPDAERFARYLRPDELHTAFNFNFLACPWDAGRLRCAIDDTLAEHAAVGAPATWVLCNHDVTRTVTRYGREDTGFDFAAKTFGTPTDLALGTRRARAAALLSLALPGAAYLYQGEELGLPEADIPRGRIQDPMHFRSGGTDPGRDGCRVPLPWSAQAPYAGFGSTVEPWLPQPADWSTYAADLQRTDPDSMLSLYRAALRLRRTAPGFGSSGAPGEQLVWLPTAPGVLAFTRGERLICIVNLTEEPVELPSHTEVLLISGPPADGGRLPQDTAAWLRV is encoded by the coding sequence GTGGCAGCCAACCGTCCGTCCGAGGCCACCGTGAACTGGTGGCGCGACGCCGCTATTTACCAGATATATGTACGCAGCTTCGCCGACGGCGACGGTGACGGCACCGGCGATCTCGCGGGGGTACGGGCCAAGCTGCCCTATCTCGTCGAACTGGGCGTGGACGCACTCTGGTTCACCCCCTGGTATCTCTCGCCGCTCGCCGACGGCGGATACGACGTGGCCGACTACCGCACCATCGACCCCGCCTTCGGCACCCTCGCGGAGGCCGAGAAGCTGATCGCGGAGGCCCGTGAGCTGGGCATCCGTACGATCATCGATATCGTCCCCAACCACGTCTCCGACCAGCACGTCTGGTTCCGGGCCGCCCTCGCGGCCGGCCCCGGAAGCCCCGAGCGGGAGCTCTTCCACTTCCGGCCCGGACGCGGCGCGGACGGCGAGATCCCGCCCAACGACTGGGTCTCCGAATTCGGTGGCACGCCCTGGACCCGGCTCGACGACGGCGAGTGGTACCTGCACCTGTTCGCCACGCAGCAGCCCGACCTCAACTGGGTGCACCCGGCGGTCCGTCAGGAACACGAGGACGTCCTGCGCTTCTGGTTCGAGCGAGGTGTGGAGGGTGTACGGATCGACTCGGCGGCCCTGCCCGCCAAGGACCCCGCACTGCCCGACTTCGTCGAGGGCCGCGACCCCCACCCCTACATCGACCGGGACGAACTGCACGACATCTACCGCTCCTGGCGCGCCATCGCCGACGAGTACGGGGCCATCTTCGTCGGAGAGGTCTGGCTCCCGGACGCCGAGCGCTTCGCCCGCTATCTGCGCCCCGACGAGCTGCACACCGCCTTCAACTTCAACTTCCTGGCCTGCCCCTGGGACGCCGGACGGCTGCGCTGCGCCATCGACGACACGCTCGCCGAGCACGCCGCGGTCGGCGCCCCCGCCACCTGGGTCCTGTGCAACCACGATGTGACCCGGACCGTCACCCGTTACGGACGTGAGGACACCGGCTTCGACTTCGCGGCGAAGACCTTCGGCACCCCGACGGATCTCGCACTCGGCACCCGGCGTGCGCGCGCCGCGGCGCTGCTCTCGCTGGCCCTGCCGGGCGCGGCCTACCTCTACCAGGGCGAGGAGCTGGGCCTTCCGGAAGCGGACATCCCCCGCGGCCGGATCCAGGACCCGATGCACTTCCGCTCCGGCGGGACCGACCCGGGACGCGACGGCTGCCGGGTGCCGCTGCCCTGGTCGGCGCAGGCGCCGTACGCCGGTTTCGGATCCACCGTCGAGCCCTGGCTGCCGCAACCCGCGGACTGGTCGACGTACGCCGCCGATCTGCAGCGCACCGATCCGGACTCCATGCTCAGCCTGTACCGCGCGGCGCTCCGGCTGCGCCGCACCGCGCCCGGCTTCGGCAGCTCGGGGGCACCGGGGGAGCAGCTGGTGTGGTTGCCGACCGCGCCCGGGGTGCTGGCCTTCACCCGCGGCGAGCGCCTGATCTGCATCGTCAATCTGACCGAGGAGCCCGTCGAACTGCCCAGCCACACCGAGGTCCTGCTCATCAGCGGCCCGCCGGCCGACGGAGGGAGGCTCCCGCAGGACACCGCGGCCTGGCTGCGGGTCTGA
- a CDS encoding MFS transporter, with protein MASSAQRHHGTRHPDVPTTTPKPLPVLGRGLVALMAVAAGLSAAGNYFAQPLLDVIRADLHIGVTAAGLIVTAAQAGYALGLILLVPLGDVMERRRLAVGLFGLTALFLLLTATAPSGPLLIAGTALTALMSVGAQIVVPFAATLAAPAERGRIVGVVMSGVLLGGLVGRLASGALSELGGWRTAYWMNALLMAAMAVLLHRNLPRLPRPGATTPMPYGGLLRSTLALLREEPLLRMRSAVAAFSMASYSVQLTALTFLLARPPFGWNAAAIGLFGLLGVIGVVGMNVAARLGDRGRVQLVSGVSAALLTLSWPLLLAGESSPLWLAVGVISLNVAQQAGLNSSQYVIYALRPEARNRINSGFMTVFFLGGAAGAALASVVWSHAGWSGVCVLGGSLAAGSLVLWVWERVRVRTW; from the coding sequence ATGGCATCTTCCGCACAGAGACACCACGGGACGCGGCACCCCGACGTCCCGACGACCACTCCGAAGCCGCTGCCCGTGCTCGGGCGCGGACTCGTCGCTCTGATGGCCGTCGCAGCCGGGCTCTCGGCCGCGGGCAACTACTTCGCCCAGCCCCTGCTCGACGTGATCAGGGCCGACCTGCACATCGGTGTCACGGCGGCGGGGCTGATCGTGACCGCGGCCCAGGCCGGGTACGCGCTGGGCCTGATCCTGCTGGTGCCGCTCGGAGATGTGATGGAGCGCCGCCGGCTCGCCGTGGGCCTCTTCGGTCTCACCGCGCTCTTCCTGCTGCTGACGGCCACGGCCCCCAGCGGCCCCCTGCTCATAGCGGGGACGGCTCTTACCGCGCTGATGTCCGTCGGCGCCCAGATCGTGGTGCCGTTCGCGGCGACCCTCGCGGCTCCGGCCGAACGCGGCAGGATCGTCGGCGTCGTCATGTCCGGTGTCCTGCTCGGCGGACTGGTCGGCCGGCTGGCCTCCGGCGCGCTGTCGGAACTCGGCGGATGGCGCACCGCCTACTGGATGAACGCCCTGCTCATGGCGGCCATGGCCGTGCTTCTGCACCGCAACCTGCCCCGGCTGCCCAGGCCTGGCGCCACCACTCCGATGCCCTACGGCGGACTGCTGCGCTCCACACTCGCGCTGCTGCGCGAGGAGCCCCTGCTGCGCATGCGGTCAGCCGTCGCGGCCTTCTCGATGGCCTCGTACAGCGTGCAGCTCACCGCGCTGACCTTTCTGCTGGCCCGGCCGCCCTTCGGCTGGAACGCGGCCGCGATCGGGCTCTTCGGTCTGCTGGGCGTCATCGGCGTGGTGGGTATGAACGTCGCGGCCAGGCTCGGTGACCGCGGCCGGGTGCAGCTGGTCTCCGGGGTGTCGGCCGCCCTGCTCACCCTCTCCTGGCCACTGCTCCTGGCGGGCGAGTCCTCTCCGCTGTGGCTCGCCGTCGGCGTGATCTCCCTGAACGTGGCCCAGCAGGCGGGGCTGAACAGCAGTCAGTACGTGATCTACGCGCTCCGCCCCGAAGCCCGCAACCGGATCAACTCCGGCTTCATGACCGTGTTCTTCCTGGGCGGGGCGGCAGGGGCCGCACTCGCCTCGGTGGTCTGGTCGCACGCGGGCTGGTCCGGCGTATGCGTCCTGGGAGGTTCCCTCGCCGCGGGCAGCCTCGTGCTGTGGGTGTGGGAGCGGGTACGCGTACGGACTTGGTGA
- a CDS encoding LysR family transcriptional regulator, with translation MELQQMRYVVAVADLRNFTRAAKKCLVVQSALSHQIARLEKELGARLFDRTSRHVRLTAAGEAFLPAARQALDAAERARAEVAAAAGEVSGRLAIGAIPTLCAVDIPAALREFHLRHPKVRIDLKEGPSKDLVQGVQDGTLDVAFLGVLPSYRPKGVSDHELARGELAAVVAPTHPLAREAEVGLERLAAETFVDYPEGTAARAQSEEAFEASGLTRVVAFEVSGTDFIVRLVRSGLVVALLPAAFAAELAGVTVLPVRDAPARTERLVWSRFRPTPAAAAFLTGLGIDTEAAADRP, from the coding sequence ATGGAGCTTCAGCAGATGCGATACGTGGTGGCGGTGGCGGACCTGCGGAACTTCACCCGCGCCGCGAAGAAATGCCTGGTCGTCCAGTCCGCACTGAGTCATCAGATCGCGCGTCTGGAGAAGGAGCTGGGGGCCCGGCTGTTCGACCGCACGAGCCGTCATGTCCGGCTCACCGCAGCAGGTGAGGCGTTTTTGCCCGCGGCCCGCCAGGCCCTGGATGCGGCGGAGCGGGCCCGAGCCGAGGTGGCGGCAGCGGCGGGGGAGGTCAGCGGGCGCCTCGCCATCGGGGCGATCCCGACGCTCTGCGCGGTCGACATCCCGGCCGCGCTGCGGGAGTTCCACCTCCGCCATCCGAAGGTCCGTATCGACCTCAAGGAGGGGCCGAGCAAGGATCTGGTCCAGGGAGTGCAGGACGGCACGCTCGATGTCGCCTTCCTCGGTGTGCTGCCGAGCTATCGGCCGAAGGGCGTGAGCGATCACGAACTCGCCCGGGGCGAGCTCGCCGCCGTGGTCGCTCCCACCCACCCGCTGGCGCGCGAGGCCGAAGTGGGTCTGGAGCGGCTGGCGGCGGAGACGTTCGTCGACTACCCCGAAGGCACCGCGGCCCGCGCCCAGTCGGAGGAGGCGTTCGAGGCGTCCGGGCTCACCCGTGTGGTGGCCTTCGAGGTCAGTGGGACCGACTTCATCGTCCGGCTCGTGCGCAGCGGACTGGTCGTCGCGCTGCTGCCTGCCGCGTTCGCGGCCGAACTGGCAGGAGTCACCGTGCTGCCGGTGCGCGATGCCCCGGCCCGGACGGAACGCCTGGTCTGGAGCAGGTTCCGCCCCACCCCCGCGGCCGCGGCGTTCCTGACCGGGCTCGGTATCGATACGGAGGCTGCCGCCGACCGGCCGTGA
- a CDS encoding RNA polymerase sigma factor, with protein MPDSPGPPGASEVPRTPDDTPDDAPAVPTAEIERLFRAEYGRAVAVLVRAFGDIDIAEEAVQEAFTTALERWPSAGLPPAPAGWIITTARNRAIDRLRREASRANRQARAALAQELNVRCEPAEEGPVRDDRLRLIFTCCHPALSTSAQVALTLRLLGGLTTSELAHAFLVPEPTMAQRLVRAKGKIRDARIPYRVPADADLPDRVGAVLAVLYLIFNEGHTASSGDRLAREDLCAEAIRLGRLLAGLMPDEPEVLGLLALMLLTEARRTARSGPDGAPVSLADQDRDRWDRALIDEGQALVRRCLRRNRPGPYQIQAAINAVHSDAPTAAATDWGQILRLYDQLLAQAPTPVVALNRAVAVAEVDGPGAALVLVEELGLDRYHVFHAVRADLLRRLGRCAEAASAYDAAIARTDNAAEQEFLRRRRLALPSV; from the coding sequence ATGCCCGACTCACCCGGGCCGCCCGGCGCCTCCGAAGTGCCCCGCACACCGGACGACACACCCGACGACGCACCGGCCGTACCCACCGCGGAGATCGAGCGCCTCTTCCGCGCGGAGTACGGCCGCGCGGTCGCCGTGCTCGTCCGCGCCTTCGGCGACATCGACATCGCGGAGGAAGCCGTCCAGGAGGCGTTCACCACCGCGCTGGAGCGGTGGCCGTCCGCCGGGCTGCCGCCCGCCCCGGCCGGCTGGATCATCACCACCGCGCGCAACCGGGCCATCGACCGCCTGCGCCGCGAGGCGTCCCGCGCCAACCGCCAAGCCCGGGCCGCGCTCGCGCAGGAGCTGAACGTCCGCTGCGAACCGGCCGAGGAGGGTCCCGTGCGTGACGACCGACTGCGGTTGATCTTCACCTGCTGCCACCCCGCACTCTCCACCTCCGCGCAGGTCGCGCTGACCCTGCGACTGCTGGGCGGGCTGACCACCTCGGAGCTCGCGCACGCGTTCCTGGTCCCGGAGCCGACCATGGCACAGCGGCTGGTGCGCGCCAAGGGCAAGATCCGTGACGCCCGGATCCCCTACCGGGTCCCGGCCGACGCAGACCTTCCCGACCGGGTCGGGGCGGTGCTCGCCGTCCTGTATCTGATCTTCAACGAGGGGCATACGGCGAGCTCGGGCGACCGTCTCGCACGCGAGGATCTCTGCGCGGAGGCCATCCGTCTCGGCCGGCTGCTGGCGGGTCTGATGCCGGACGAACCGGAGGTGCTGGGCCTGCTCGCCCTCATGCTGCTCACCGAGGCGCGCCGCACCGCCAGATCGGGACCGGACGGCGCACCGGTGTCCCTGGCCGACCAGGACCGCGACCGGTGGGACCGCGCGCTGATCGACGAGGGGCAGGCGCTCGTACGCCGGTGCCTGCGCCGGAACCGGCCCGGCCCCTACCAGATCCAGGCGGCGATCAACGCGGTGCACAGCGATGCGCCGACCGCGGCCGCGACCGACTGGGGGCAGATCCTGCGGCTCTACGACCAGTTGCTGGCGCAGGCACCGACTCCGGTGGTGGCGCTCAACCGTGCCGTCGCGGTGGCGGAGGTCGACGGACCGGGTGCGGCGCTCGTCCTCGTCGAGGAGCTCGGGCTCGACCGCTATCACGTGTTCCACGCCGTGCGGGCCGATCTGCTGCGCCGGCTGGGCCGCTGCGCCGAAGCAGCATCGGCGTACGACGCCGCCATCGCCCGGACGGACAACGCCGCCGAGCAGGAGTTCCTGCGGCGCCGCCGCCTCGCGCTGCCCTCTGTCTGA